The following DNA comes from Salmo trutta chromosome 15, fSalTru1.1, whole genome shotgun sequence.
actcacagaactgAACCGCCAAGTGCTGAAATGCGTACAAATagtttgtcctcggttgcaacactcactaccaagttcgaaactgcctctggaagcaacgtcagcacaagaactgtttgtcgggagcttccatgggagagcagccgcacacaagcctaagatcaccatgcgcaatgccaagcttcggctggagtgTTATAAAGTttgcctccattggactctggagcagtggaaacgagttCTCTGGAGTTATGAATCACGCGTCACCATCTGACAGTCTCGACGGACCAATCTAGGTTTGGTTGATGCTATGAGAACGCTACCTgatcgaatgcatagtgccaactgtaaagtttggaggaggcataatggtctggggctgtttttcatggttcgggctaggccccttacttccagtgaagggaaatcttaacgccacAGTATACATTCATACAtactagacgattctgtgcttacaacttcttggcaacagtttggggaaggccctttcctgttgcAGCATGACACTGCCCCCATGCacgaagcgaggtccatacagaaatggtttgttgagatcagtgtggaagaacttgactggcctgcacagagccctgaactcaaccccatcgaaaacctttgggatgaattggaacgccgaccgcGTGcaaggcctaattgcccaacatcagtgcttgaCCTCACtaatgaatggaagcaagtccccacagcaatgttccaacatctagtggaaagccttcccagaagagcgaaggctgttatagcagcaaaggggggaccaactccctaTTAATACCCATAATTTTGGCATGAGCAGTTGTCCATACTTTGTCATACAAAATGTACCAGataagaaaataataataataattacatatGCAATTGTAATTCACACAGACACTTGTTAAATTGCTCAACTTTTGACAAGTAAAAGTAACAGTTTGGCAATAGGTTGCAACTACATTCTAGATGCTCTGGGGTGGGTATCAAGATAACCAAAGTGACTTTAAAAGGCAAAGGCTCCGTTTTAAAGCAAGCATTGTGTAACTTCCCATAGTGAAAGGCAATTTGGTCAAATCATTTCAAAGaaaacatttacaaacatttactatttttattttttttctcaacaCTTGAAAAAGGTATTTGGAGAATTTCCAGATGACTCATGATGACCtgtttttaagaaaaaaaaagggaaaatTAGATCAGACATTTTGCTACCTTAAACCTTTTAGCACTCCTTTTAGGCTATGCTAACAAAATGCATAgatttaccgtaatttccagactattaagcgcacctgaatataagctgcaCCCGCTGAAtttaaatttttttaattttttttttaacataaataagccgcaggtgcctaccggtacattgaaacaaatgaactttacacaggctttaacgaaacacagcttgtaacaaaaataaaaaattagcagtaagctttagttgtctttttgcactgagtcaattcctcacgctgctgtttccaacgtcttatcgactcattaagaccaagctcccgtgcagcagctctatttcttTTTTTCCGACAGCCAGATCAattgccttcaacttgaaagctgcatcatatgcatttctgtgtctttaccatgatgagggtgacaaaatgactaccgtaatcagaatgatgggaagtttgagagcgcttgatttgatctaaacagtaaacaaaaaagttgtttgaccttaacccgttcggcaatttcattcgtctaatgaaagcttcatgccgcccaaaaaactgagcacgtcacagaatgtgttttttaggagaaaaaaaaatgcgaaagcgggaaaaatccatatattagccgcgtcattgtttaagccgcaaggttcaaagctgggaaaaaagttgcggcttatagtcctgAATTTACGGTATGTCAACGGGCGATGTGGTGTCTGAAACCAAGCGTCCCTGCCAGCTGTGGGATGCAGACAGACCGAGGTAGTAGgaaacagggtttctgtgttcgGGGGGAACGACAAAGCAGCACTGTGCAAGCTGTACTGGAACTTATCCTGCCTTTTTAACACTTAGCTAAACCTGCCTTACATTGGGAAAATTGTGACTCTGGTTTGGGGCTCCCTCATggttatgctgtggggatgggtGTCGCAGGTGCGACGGCAGCTGCCTCCGGCTTGGCTCCCTTCTGCTCTGAGATGGGGGTTGAAGGGACCTGCTCGTCCTTGGGTTCCACGATGCTCACGTGGTCGGGGAGAGGCTTCTTGGGGCCGATCTTACCGCTGGGATCCCAGGGCAGCATGATCTTCACCTTGATCCCCAGCACACCTTTGGACAGGCAGAACAGATTGCACCTCAAGTATTTGACACCATTTCACCACTTATCATTTCTGGTCCTGTTCCATAAGACGACAAGTCGTCTTTATTAGTGTTGTCACTATACAAACCTtgtactaacgataccaggccaattATCACGATACCAAGCAGTATTGCGATGCCATAGGGGGAAATCAGCAGCCTAGTGTCCTGTTCACCCCCAGACGCTTGTTCCCGTTTTCAGGATTCGTACAGACAGTGGCAAGTTAAGTAAGGACTTAAGTACTAATATCTATTTAAGGACCATCAATTTGTAAGTTAATATTATGCAATTGTTTCTTGTTGCCACCAGGTGGCAATATATTGCCACAACCTCATGGGGGAAAAACAGTATTCATCACTACCTTACAAGTTCTACTAAATAATACGATGTTTCACTACATATGAGTGTTAGGTCAGTACTAATGATTTTGTCATTTGAGTAGTGACGAGCAGAGTTGAGACATGCCTACTGGTGAACACATTTCCTATTCACATTACACAATTCCAGCTGAATGACTGTTTTTATTGAGTACTTGGGAATCTACTAATTAATAGATTTAGAAAAGCGTCTTGCGTCCGACTGCAGCTTTAGTGTTGCTGGACGGGAAAGGGCGGGTGGCATGTGTGAGGGGTAAATGGCATGTGAACGGCCACCAGAATGGCAGGCACACGGCTGCCGCTTGATAAAGCAGAATATCGCGGGCGCCCCGTAAATGAGGCTATTGGCAAAAAAGCTGGAGGTTGTTGCAGAGAAGTGTGGGATGGTTGGGTCCAATGATGTGGTGGTAAAAAAAGGtgggtaaactatactgaacaaaaatataagacgcaacgtgtaaagtgttggtccaatgttttcAGAGCTGAAATTagagatcccagaaatgttccatacccacAAAAGGTAGATTTAATCCTACATTTGCCTGGCATTTTAGCTATCGATGTGACGTTGCCAGGCAGGTACAGTCAGTTCTGTACCTGAGTGGCAGTGTGGATGGGATGAGCGAGCTCAACTGGCAACCACAGCATGAAACACGTGAGGAAACAAAACTCAGTAGTCTGCCTGGAAATGAATTTGTAAGACCAACACATTTTTCTAATATTTTTCATTAACATTATTTGGTTATTATCTGTTCTCTCATTTTAATCCAAGTACTTTCAAGTACCAACTTGAGAAAATGTTTGATTTAAGGTATTCCAATACTTTAATTTCTGAGTTCCAAATTCAAGTACTTTAAGCACCTCAAGCGCCTTGTGCGAACCCTGCGTTTTCGAAACGTTCTACATATGTGCTACGCAAAAAGCTGTCACAAATTCACACATCTATTCAATACAGCACATTGAATTTAACTTCACTGTATAATAGAATATTGCATAGAATGGCTGATTTGCTCATATTTGCAAAGGCCTACCTGTGATTTGGTTGGAGGAATATACATGCATAATGAGCTGCATGTCATTGTGGCAATAAGGGTAAAACACTGAATAAAACATTCTTTACTCTTCAGTTAACACAGACCCTCTCCCGCCCTtcctcacacaccctctcccacaaacacacgcacattgCCCACAACTTTTAAAACATTGGGCACCAAACATAATTTAAGGAGCAAAAGAAAGACATTTTGTATATAGTTTAGGCTTACATTAGCCCTATATAAAATCTACCTTTGAAGCACATCTCATGAGTATCCAACCCTTTTCTTCCTGTGCTAATCAAATTTGCCGttaagttaccaggttgttagctagctaggtaaactgACTGAACGTTGGTTGTTATCAAACCAATCATTTGTGACCCAGGATTAGTTTAAAACGGCCTGCTACATGGTTTGTGAAATTAAATATCATGCACGCGAATCCCAATGGAAAGCAATAAAGACATTTACGGTAATATGGGTCATGTTTTAACCGTTTTGGCTAGAGACAAACCATTTTCTTCGCCCTCTGGCACTCAGAGGCTGCATGACAGTGAACTTGTAAAATCTACTCAGACTGGCCTGTGCTCTTGGTTATAACAGGTGATGAATTTATACAATGTGTCAACATTGCTTGCTCTGCCTGCTGCTCCAATGTAACAAATCAAGAATCATCAGGGTCTGCATCCCCATTCGCCATCAAGGCAAAATGATATTTTAAAaactgatggaggaatagatgatcatgaagagcagacagagagaagcaggtgagtgagggctggtagaaGATGCGGCTGGCTGATTACAGCTGCCACACGTGATATGCGCATGAAAGTGATGTGGATATTATTGCACATGAACATACAAGAGACTAGTGCCTGTTGCTTAAACGAAACAGACCTCATAACATTTTTATAACCGACGCCAGCAGATTCTTTAAATCGGTAGGGCTGAAAAATGTGGTAGTATCATGAAACGGTACCACGGTATTCTAAAATGTTGGTATCATAAGTATCATGTTTTGGTACAGTGATACTACTGTGGTACCAGTATACTGTGCAACACTAGTCTTGACCTGGCCCAAATAATGCCCGATGCACACTATAGGGCCGATCCGAACCATATGGAGCTAGCTTGGATCATTTCTTCTCACTGTGTGCATCCCAATAATATCGCCTCTCTCGAAGTGTGCATTCATTCCCTACTTCCAACAAATCAAACAAAAAAAATGGTAGAGGCATAGGCTAGTGGGAGTTTCCACCATGTCTTATAgcagtcatttcctttcaaatcagttAAGGGAAGTAAGCAAGCAAGTACACACTTTGGGATGAATAAGAGATCATTGGGACATAGCCACATTGGAACTGCTGGAATGGACAGCAACCATGGTGGATGCGTAAAGAGGCCAGTCCAGACAGCTTGGGCCTATAGTGTGAATCAGGCATAAAACCCCACGGTGACCTCACCTTGACGGAGCAGCACATGGCGGACAGCAGTGTCGACGTAGTAGTTAACGGGGTCTCCGCTGTGGATCATGAGGCCATCCACGAACTTCATAGATTTGGCCCTCTGACCCCTGAGCTTTCCAGAGACCACCACCTCGCAACCCTTGGACCCGCTCTCCATGATGAAGCGCAGGACACCATAGCAGGCTCTGCAACACCAAAACAAGCAGAATTAAAACACCATATATTCTTACAAGTCCCAGGTCTTCAACTCTGCCAGACAGTGCCATGAAAAATGACAACAATATACAACAGATAATCCCACCCTTTAGAGTAGTGTGTAAAATATTGTAAAAGATGAGATTGCGCTCTGACACTGGGATCTTCCAGTTTCAACTAACACCTAAAATATTAACTGAAGTCCCAAGAGGTGTACCGTACCACTGCGTCACTTCACTATCTTTTCAAGGTTTGACAGGATGGTTATTAAGAATGTCCGTTCAAGTACTCATAAATTATTCATCCGAGTTTTAAAAAGTGAAACAGGGCTGAAAGCAAAACGTTTACAGTACACAACTGAAAACTAAACTTAACATTTTGACAGCACTTGACATActccacaaaacacaaacatcttAGAGTTAGCAGGGATCTTTGGGAGGGCCAGTATAGTTGCATCTCCAAATTTAGAGCAGAGTAAAAcaaaaatttagattttttttaaatgaacacaACTTCTCGGGATAAAcactttcagtgtaaacttaaacccTTAAAACCAGACTGAGCATGTAGGAAAGATAATggaccattttttttaaaaatatatataatctttGAAAACTAACAATCAACAAAATACAAAACTAGAGTCAGGGAGAATTGAACATTACAAAAACTATTAATTTAGCAGTATTGATTTAGTTAATTATgtttgagcaaaagaacacagcattagccatagaaaaatgcatagaattgcagaacatctttaaaactgcaacattttctctcagctccatggcaaaatgtgtagaattgctggaAAATTGCTTTAAAGCTGGAGAGAGAAAAATACTCAAtcgtggacactcttactgacagttttggcaactttgcatgatgtattgttgtctttaccttcttgtcctttgtgctgttgtctgtgcccaataatgttgtgctgctgccatgttgtagtcatgatgtgttgctaccatgctgtgttgtcatgcgttgttgccatgctatgttgttgtcttaggtttctctttatgtagtgttgtctctcttgtcgtgatatgtgttttgtcctatatttttatttaatttatttttaatcccagcccccgtccccgcaggaggctttttgccttttggtaggtcgtcattgtaaataagaatttgttcttaactgacttgcctagttaaataaaggttaaataaattaaaaagtaACTAATACAAACCTTTAATCAAGTACTAACCATAGTTAGTACGAGAAAACACAGGGCAAAGATCCTCACCTGCGGACAGCCAGACCCCCAAGAAGCTTGTAGCGCAGGGACTCTGCCTGGGCGATGGCGCACAGACCACGAGTGGCAACCTTCTCAGCATACAGCTGATGGCAAGAAAAACAGACAAGGACAGTTACATAACCACACTCACAGTATGTTGCAAACTTTCACAGAGCAGAAAGTGTTTAGGGGACCAGACGACAATGATAGAATTTCTGGTAGTATTTGACAAGGAATGAGCCACAAGCAAATATTAACTTTATAGTCATCCACCACCCCTAAAATATGACCCTGAAgcaatgaaaacaaaaatgtagaGATCTATCATGGCCATAACATGACAATGGGTGTCTGAAACCAACCATCCCTTACCTCAACACTGCCCTCTGGGAAGCCAAACCTCTTCTGGACCACTGCAGTCAGCTCACGGATACGACGCCCCTTCTCACCAAGAACGTTTTGTGTCCTGGAGAAGGAGTATTTGGTCTGTTGGCACCTCAACAGTTTGAGTCAACTCACTGGCTCTCAACAGTAGTGTTCATTATCAGAGTCAACTTTCTAAAAATCTAAGTTTGTCAGATAGTCAAACCTCATGTGGTCATATGTGGAGAAAAGTTCACTATCCCACCCATTGCAGAAAACACATTGAAAATATAGGGAACATTATTGCATTCACCATGAACGGCGATCAGCACGCACTCATTAATAATCCCCCACCCCCACAGATACAGCTATAAACCACaacccaaaataaaggaaacatatGCACCATGTAATTTCCAGAGctaatcttttttttgggggggggggcatatagCTGGACATGCACAACCAATAGTGTGGATTCATCTTGACAGACTACTTTTGAGGTCaaaacatctgacaaactttgattttggaGTAGAATGTGCCAGTACGCCACTAGTCCTGTGGTTTTGATGTCCAGGTTTTTGGACTCACCTGGTAGCCAGGATGATGATTTCGGTCCTGGTTGGGGTGACACGAACCTCCACGCCAGAGTAGCCATCCTCAGCGAGCTCTCTGGTGAGGAACTCGTTCAGTTCAGCTTTGAAGATGCCATCAGCGACAAACTGTAAAAATATGAAGACAGGAGGAGTGTGAGTGAGGTAATCAGCAAGTAATTTAGCAGGGACAGTTTGAAATACAGCATCCTGGCTGCTCATTGCAACAATCAGTAGACTTACCAAGGACACATCATGTCTAACCAAAGTAAAGATTGGAATGTTACATGTACACTTCGATCACATTAGAAAATAGAGTTTAACTCTCCTGGTCGAACCGAGAAAACCCCATCTATCCGGAGGCAACTTATTTTTCCAACGCACACATTATCTGGCCTCACCGTGGCATGTTGATGTTTTATGGAAAACTGGAATAGTAATATTGTACGACCTAAACTTGCATGACCAGGAGAATACCCTGCAGGTTGGGGATTGATTGACATTTTGAAGCTGCCGATAAGGTACCGGTGGGTTAGTTAACATCTTTAGCAAACTACACTGGTCAATGAAGAATATATTTCAACACACTACAGTATTGGATCATGTGCGCATGTTGCCTAGCATGCTAGGTCACCAgccgtaaaaataaaaaaataaaaatcggaAAATTTTAAATTTTACCGCAGTAACTAACTGCTTAACTATAAGGGTGGTTTCTATATATGTGACCTCAAATCTCTAAAACTAAAGATAAATCGGTACAAACCTTCCTCTTCTTAGATATTTGCACTGCCATCTTGGGACGTGTCATAGACCGGAAAGACTGTTCCGCTTCCCGGAAATAACCATATGCTATTGTTTTCATTTAAACGCATGCACATTCCCAGATTCGCCTCTTCCTCACTGCGTTAGGTAGAATAGCTGAAATACGTACACAATGTAATTGATCTGGAATGTTATACAATTATATTTATTTCCGTCAAGTAGTGTACGTTCTAGTTTGTCTTAGCTTTGTTGTCTTTGGTTTTTGCCCCAACACTACACAACAGATTCAAACACAACTGAAAGTATTTTTTCCAAAAACAACTAAGCTAAAACTGACAAACTAAAACGTACACTACTACCTAACGATATTTTCGTCTTGTTAATAGCCGGAAGTACACGCTTAAGGTGTGTTTACTGTGAAAGGAAGACAAAAATGTTAGCTAACAAGCAGACGTTAGCATGCCACTAGAACAGgtgtgggcaactccagtccccGAGGGCCttattggtgtcacactttttctccatccctagcaaccAGCCgattaatcaaattgtattcttaactgaagatcatgattaggtgattattgggccggagcaaaactgtgacaccaatcaggccctcgaggattggaattgcccacccctgcacTAGAACAAACTCAACAACAACGGAACAAAGTTGGATTGTATTAGCTGGCTAGCAACTGTTGGGTTTGTGTGGTCCAAACCTGTTTGCATACAGTTAAGGCAGAGATTCACAAACGCGTTTTGGCACTACACCGCTGATTCACTAATCAAGGTTTGATCATTTGAATCTGTTGTGTAGTGTTGGGGCAAAAACAAAATGTGTACCcattggggtcccgaggaccgagtttgggaaatacTGAGCTGAGACGTTGGATTGACAATCGCTGGGTCTGGGTACAAGACCCGGTCGAGGCTACCCCCCGAATTTGCTGTAATATACTTACTGGTTTCATTGACCCTCCCCTTTAACTGCAACATGTTTAGCTACAACTTCTGAGTCCGTTGGAGAAGATCAGCTTGAGCAAAGTGAGGTAAcatcactgatctacaaatagtaTTATCTGCCAAATAATAGGCTTTATGTGATTAAGATTCACCTCCCCTGGCATAGgcgacaccccccccccccccaaatacagATGCACAACCAGACATTGATGATTGGAGACAGATTGACTCAATTAAATCATATTTCCTAGGATTTTCTACCTACTGCAAATGTAGTGGATCATACTGGAAATACCAGTGAAAGCAAAgtgccaaaaaataaataaaacatggccCTAATCCTGGGTTAAATCTCAAATATGGATGAATTGTAGTGTATGCACAGAATACTGTTGTACACTTTTTAATCCACTAGATGGAAGTAATGGGCAACCCACTCTACTGAAAGTTGACAAATGTCACTTGTATGGAGTTAGATGTTTCAAAGGGTAATGTGAGCATATAGCCCATTTTCCAGTTGTTTTTTGGCTCAGAGTAAAACAAAGTGAAACTCACCAATCCCAGTCCTAATTTCAATGTAGTAAATGTTGCTCATTTGCCCCTGGTCATGAAACAGACATTATTGTTTTACCTATTTGCAACTTTAGTACCGAAATGTTCTTGCTGCTCCGACAGGATATCCTAATGATAAAATGGTACACCGTTGAAAGTAGAGACAGGGTTTAAAAGCTGTCGCAGGCTGTTTAACATTATAATTTTGATGGGTGCTATGCTGTCCCGAAGGTTCCATGGCAttggcgcaactttcactgggttCATTTCCCCCCCACATCCCGAAATGCCATTTTTGTCcctcccagttttatcattgcaatgtgtaaaaaaaatacaacggtgtgctttaggaccatgcggacgcctccgagcggtcggtaggctgtgtgaaggcaaagaTTTTGGAAGGCTGGCTGGACTAGAACCGGAGAGTTGAGCAAAGctcagtgtgtatgtgttacatttttacattttatttatttttttacatttttagtcatttagcagacgctcttatccagagcgacttacagtagtgaatgcatacatttcatttcatacattttttccccctgtgctggccccccgtgggaatcaaacccacaactctggtgttgcaaacaccatgctctaccaactgagctcttTCACCAAGTTGTAAGAGAGAATAGCAGAAAGtggctactctttagttgactggtGTAGCTGGGAAGGTAACGGCTGTTTAACTTaacagaaaaactaaactagtgtTTACTTGTAGTGCTGAGATAACATTACATGTCAGTTATAATACTATCTAATATTTAATTCAT
Coding sequences within:
- the LOC115148633 gene encoding 40S ribosomal protein S3, with the translated sequence MKTIAYGYFREAEQSFRSMTRPKMAVQISKKRKFVADGIFKAELNEFLTRELAEDGYSGVEVRVTPTRTEIIILATRTQNVLGEKGRRIRELTAVVQKRFGFPEGSVELYAEKVATRGLCAIAQAESLRYKLLGGLAVRRACYGVLRFIMESGSKGCEVVVSGKLRGQRAKSMKFVDGLMIHSGDPVNYYVDTAVRHVLLRQGVLGIKVKIMLPWDPSGKIGPKKPLPDHVSIVEPKDEQVPSTPISEQKGAKPEAAAVAPATPIPTA